Proteins found in one Salvelinus alpinus chromosome 11, SLU_Salpinus.1, whole genome shotgun sequence genomic segment:
- the LOC139533378 gene encoding platelet glycoprotein Ib alpha chain, which yields MALVFLLLFLPFSHRSNAMTGCHSDRDKDHRPRVNCTATNLSDVPASIDTTTRVLIFTQNLFSSLTWSSYSHFPELYEIDLSHNAVPEVPLSPGPVLPTLGVLRLVGNRIRTLPPHSFRATPGLLELYLDQNVLETLDDLSFSGLRLLQILELSQNRISVLPPLMFRSLPAIETLILEQNRIRTMPDQWFSAKPDVPYTYLSQNPWACFCKVGYLKKHLDDQGFNVYTRDGIIITPDEESVTCATPPSLAGRPIVGLEDEEYCSPVAKPEGPPGDSEPQLTPTLPPTTTTTRTTTTGATTTVPTTFPTTTTPTTTTTPATTTTPTTTATTTTTVVPTTPATTTTTVVPTTTTTATLKPTTPPLDPTDPTHLPLLVNESVTWSWWEIVTILVEWEESRAETEEGRVGGGNSWEHHGLYRGFTRLSPHPTMTTAVTPRAPTQPPRTPTQPPRAPTQPPRTPTQPHRTPTQPPRTPTQPPRTPTQPPRTPTQPPRTPTQPPRTPTQPPRTPTQPPRTPTQPPPPRTPTQPPPPRSQTLTAPVTTVRQVGGSGPWGDRLGRGGGSAAGGRAVFCWWLFAGCVLLCVLSGGWVCVSGLWLWRMYRTVYRPLLNRGRGGGGRGVRLLRFKCHEGGDKGEVNGENGGVKAISLPLGGGGGGGGVHAIYRSVLFISREEGEREGEEGESVIEMLDSAIEGTAVGMSLKNRREGGEEESEGGIVGGVERKDVYRKSLYRVYSREEKIEGLRDVEESWQTEEGGRKGGGERGGGGREAKKRYSLVLREESVEGTRGREREGQEKEWVVGGWEMPGGERREERGNGGGDWWSLLPSMPWCNPPPDPHPNPPPERHT from the exons GTGCTGATCTTCACCCAGaacctgttctccagtctaacCTGGTCCTCCTATAGTCACTTCCCAGAGCTCTATGAGATAGATCTGAGCCACAACGCAGTTCCAGAGGTTCCCCTGTCCCCCGGCCCGGTTCTCCCCACCCTGGGGGTTCTACGTCTGGTAGGGAACCGCATTAGAACCTTGCCCCCTCACTCCTTCAGGGCCACGCCGGGCCTGCTAGAACTCTATCTGGACCAGAACGTCCTGGAGACACTAGATGACCTGTCCTTCTCTGGGCTCAGGCTGCTACAG ATCCTGGAACTTTCTCAGAACCGTATCTCTGTTCTGCCCCCTCTGATGTTTCGCTCCCTCCCGGCCATCGAAACCCTGATTCTAGAGCAGAACCGCATCAGAACCATGCCTGACCAGTGGTTCTCTGCCAAACCTGACGTTCCCTACACCTACCTGTCGCAGAACCCCTGGGCCTGCTTCTGTAAG GTGGGTTACCTGAAGAAACACCTGGATGATCAGGGCTTCAACGTGTACACGAGGGATGGAATAATCATCACCCCGGACGAAGAGAGTGTTACCTGTGCCACGCCTCCCTCCCTGGCCGGCCGACCAATCGTGGGGCTGGAGGATGAGGAGTACTGCTCACCTGTTGCCAAACCCGAAGGCCCCCCTGGAGACTCTGAACCTCAACTTACCCCTACactaccccccaccaccactactaccagaaCTACCACCACAGGAGCCACAACCACAGTTCCTACTACCTTCCCCaccactactactcctactaccactactactcctgctaccactactactcctactaccactgctaccactactactactgtggtACCCACTACtcctgctaccactactactactgtggtacccactactaccaccacagcTACCCTGAAACCCACCACCCCTCCTCTAGACCCTACCGACCCCACCCACCTGCCCCTCCTGGTGAATGAGTCAGTCACATGGTCTTGGTGGGAGATAGTGACCATCCTGGTGGAGTGGGAGGAGAGCAGGGCGGagacagaggaggggagggttgggggagggaacagctgggagcatcaTGGTCTCTATAGAGGATTTACCAGACTCTCACCACACCCCACCATGACCACAGCCGTCACACCTAGAGCCCCAACTCAACCCCCTAGAACCCCAACTCAACCCCCTAGAGCCCCAACTCAACCCCCTAGAACCCCAACTCAACCCCATAGAACCCCAACTCAACCCCCTAGAACCCCAACTCAACCCCCTAGAACCCCAACTCAACCCCCTAGAACCCCAACTCAACCCCCTAGAACCCCAACTCAACCCCCTAGAACCCCAACTCAGCCACCTAGGACCCCAACTCAACCCCCTAGGACCCCAACTCAACCCCCACCCCCTAGGACCCCAACTCAACCCCCACCACCTAGATCCCAGACCCTGACCGCCCCAGTGACCACAGTCAGACAGGTTGGAGGTTCAGGTCCCTGGGGGGATCGGCTGGGACGGGGGGGTGGTAGCGCGGCGGGAGGCAGAGCTGTGTTCTGTTGGTGGCTGTTTGCagggtgtgtgttgttgtgtgttctgtctggggggtgggtgtgtgtgagcgGCCTATGGCTATGGAGGATGTATAGGACTGTCTATAGGCCTCTACTGAACagggggagaggtgggggagggaggggagtcaGGCTGCTCAGGTTCAAATGCCACGAGGGGGGAGACAAGGGGGAGGTCAATGGGGAGAACGGGGGAGTCAAAGCCATATCCCTGCCTctaggaggagggggtggaggagggggggtgcATGCCATCTATCGCTCTGTTCTATTCATctctagagaggagggagaaagagagggggaggagggagagagtgtgatcGAGATGTTGGACTCAGCAATAGAAGGGACAGCTGTGGGGATGTCACTAAaaaacaggagggagggaggagaagaagaaagtgAGGGAGGAATagtgggaggggtggagaggaaggaTGTGTATAGGAAGAGTCTCTACAGAGTGTACAGTAGGGAGGAGAAGATAGAGGGACTGAGGGATGTAGAGGAGAGCTGGCAgacagaggaaggagggaggaagggaggtggagagagaggaggaggagggagagaggctaaGAAGCGATACAGTTTGGTTCTGAGGGAGGAGAGTGTAGAGgggacgagagggagggagagagaggggcaggagaaGGAATGGGTGGTGGGAGGATGGGAGATgcctgggggagagaggagggaggagagggggaacggaGGGGGAGACTGGTGGTCTCTCTTACCCAGCATGCCTTGGTGCAACCCCCCACCTGaccctcaccctaaccccccACCTGAGAGGCACACCTGA